Proteins co-encoded in one Ciconia boyciana chromosome 14, ASM3463844v1, whole genome shotgun sequence genomic window:
- the LOC140659383 gene encoding protein FAM83D-B-like, with translation MANASQCLEEGAGRWPPRPPGPYSEAQRLALEELVAGGPEALRAFLRREQLPPFLSEPEVQAIARGALPPAAAPEPAGEPSLGASLDASSLTYFPERSDLEPPALELGWPGFARGAFRGLTRVEAHFQPGCGESIYGCKEAVRRQIRSARQMIALVMDSFTDTDIFKDLLEACSQRQVKAYILLDQSSFSHFLKMCKDLGVDLEQEKFMRIRNITGNTYCTRSGAKIVGKVREKFMLIDGIRVTTGSYSFTWTDGKLNSSNILILSGPAVAHFDLEFRILYARSKPINFKELSSCKKNKVLDQLVRITVASRELTRENFLRMEFLYLRAFVGNLKMKQSWLRASREAVYVSNNAMHASPPLTKRNGSLVMWPHWIIER, from the exons ATGGCCAACGCCTCGCAGTGCCTGGAGGAGGGCGCCGGGCGCtggccgccgcggccgcccgggccGTACAGCGAGGCGCAGCGGCTGGCgctggaggagctggtggcGGGCGGCCCCGAGGCGCTGCGGGCCTTCCTGCGGCGGGAGCAGCTGCCGCCGTTCCTCTCGGAGCCCGAGGTGCAGGCCATCGCGCGGGgcgcgctgccgcccgccgcggccccggagCCGGCGGGCGAGCCCTCGCTCGGCGCCTCCCTCGACGCCTCCTCGCTCACCTACTTCCCCGAGCGCTCGGACCTGGAGCCGCCGgcgctggagctgggctggccGGGCTTCGCCCGCGGCGCCTTCCGCGGGCTCACGCGGGTGGAGGCGCACTTCCAGCCCGGCTGCGGGGAGAGCATCTACGGCTGCAAGGAGGCGGTGCGGCGGCAGATCCGCTCCGCCCGGCAG ATGATTGCCCTGGTTATGGATTCCTTCACAGATACCGATATCTTCAAAGACCTCTTGGAGGCTTGTAGCCAGCGGCAAGTTAAAGCATATATCCTTCTAGATCAGTCTTCATTTTCCCACTTTCTAAAAATGTGCAAGGATCTGGGAGTTGACCTGGAACAGGAAAAG TTTATGAGAATTCGAAATATCACAGGGAACACATACTGCACAAGGTCGGGTGCCAAAATTGTTGGAAAAGTCCGTGAAAAGTTCATGTTAATTGATGGCATTAGAGTGACGACGGGCTCATACAG TTTTACGTGGACAGATGGGAAgctgaacagcagcaacattttGATCCTGTCAGGCCCCGCAGTGGCACACTTTGACCTGGAATTTCGGATTCTTTATGCACGGTCAAAGCCTATCAACTTCAAAGAGTTATCCAGCTGCAAGAAGAATAAGGTGTTGGACCAGCTGGTCAGGATAACAGTGGCTTCCAGAGAACTGACCAGGGAAAACTTCCTGAGAATGGAGTTTTTGTATCTTAGAGCATTTGTAGGAAATCTAAAGATGAAGCAAAGTTGGCTGCGTGCCTCAAGGGAGGCAGTCTACGTGTCAAATAATGCAATGCATGCCTCTCCGCCACTGACTAAGAGGAATGGCTCTCTAGTTATGTGGCCACACTGGATCATAGAGAGATGA
- the LOC140659382 gene encoding protein FAM83D-like encodes MANASQCLEEGAGRWPPRPPGPYSEAQRLALEELVAGGPEALRAFLRREQLPPFLSEPEVQAIARGALPPAAAPEPAGEPSLGASLDASSLTYFPERSDLEPPALELGWPGFARGAFRGLTRVEAHFQPGCGESIYGCKEAVRRQIRSARQVIALVMDSFTDIDIFGDLQDAYNNRKVPVYILLDQDFLPHFLEMCKNLGVCPEQESLMRVRTLTGNTYYMRSGAKIVGKVHEKFMLIDGIRVTTGSYSFTWSDGKLNSSNLLLLSGQVVEHFDLQFRILYAQSMPISPKWLSSRRNSGILDHLANRTESPEEYTVEGNLRAEFARLSSTPKKLLKELDLAEDTSGGRPCNLRHSCLCEEEWFSDQVAIVGQKSASTQTGPWEEKPVVTACNAATQTRAVMAETGTQTSVTARMTGTQTSVLLKTAVTQTKEDEYRETPLLHRKLSKEGSSLSGKAVSSSSLRSLSSSSSQCSLASSTASLSSLRSFEYCSSHRAEYFQKLHKERQFHYSTIRSKLSHMVDILSRRGRVPENYMTQYTGKCNLKQRRDISASLRSLRDVSLFSLNK; translated from the exons ATGGCCAACGCCTCGCAGTGCCTGGAGGAGGGCGCCGGGCGCtggccgccgcggccgcccgggccGTACAGCGAGGCGCAGCGGCTGGCgctggaggagctggtggcGGGCGGCCCCGAGGCGCTGCGGGCCTTCCTGCGGCGGGAGCAGCTGCCGCCGTTCCTCTCGGAGCCCGAGGTGCAGGCCATCGCGCGGGgcgcgctgccgcccgccgcggccccggagCCGGCGGGCGAGCCCTCGCTCGGCGCCTCCCTCGACGCCTCCTCGCTCACCTACTTCCCCGAGCGCTCGGACCTGGAGCCGCCGgcgctggagctgggctggccGGGCTTCGCCCGCGGCGCCTTCCGCGGGCTCACGCGGGTGGAGGCGCACTTCCAGCCCGGCTGCGGGGAGAGCATCTACGGCTGCAAGGAGGCGGTGCGGCGGCAGATCCGCTCCGCCCGGCAG GTGATTGCCCTTGTGATGGATTCCTTCACAGATATTGATATCTTCGGTGACCTTCAGGATGCCTATAACAACCGCAAAGTCCCTGTCTATATCCTTCTTGACCAGGACTTTCTACCCCATTTCTTGGAAATGTGCAAGAACTTAGGAGTTTGTCCTGAGCAGGAAAGT ctgATGAGAGTTCGAACTCTCACGGGGAACACATACTACATGAGGTCAGGTGCCAAAATTGTTGGGAAAGTCCATGAGAAGTTCATGTTAATTGATGGCATTAGAGTGACAACAGGCTCCTACAG TTTCACGTGGTCCGATGGGAAGCTGAACAGCAGTAACTTGCTGCTATTGTCAGGTCAAGTGGTTGAACATTTTGACCTCCAGTTCAGGATTCTTTATGCCCAGTCGATGCCCATCAGCCCGAAGTGGTTGTCCAGCCGCAGGAACAGTGGGATATTGGATCACCTGGCGAACAGAACAGAGTCCCCTGAAGAATATACTGTGGAAGGCAACTTGAGAGCAGAATTTGCCAGACTGTCTAGTACTCCAAAGAAATTGCTGAAAGAGCTAGATCTGGCTGAAGATACTTCTGGAGGCAGACCTTGTAACTTGAGGCATTCTTGCCTCTGTGAAGAGGAGTGGTTCAGTGATCAAGTGGCCATAGTGGGACAGAAAAGCGCATCGACTCAAACTGGCCCATGGGAAGAGAAGCCTGTAGTGACCGCCTGTAATGCTGCCACGCAGACCAGGGCTGTAATGGCAGAAACTGGCACTCAGACTTCTGTCACTGCTAGAATGACGGGCACTCAGACTTCAGTTTTGCTGAAGACTGCAGTGACACAGACAAAGGAAGATGAGTACAGAGAAACACCCCTGCTTCACAGAAAGCTGTCAAAAGAAGGATCTTCCCTGTCTGGAAAGGCTGTATCAAGTTCTAGTCTGCGATCGCTGTCTTCGTCATCATCGCAGTGCTCTCTTGCAAGCTCTACTGCCTCACTGTCTTCTCTCCGGTCCTTTGAATACTGTAGCAGCCACAGGGCAGAATATTTCCAAAAACTGCATAAAGAGAGGCAGTTCCACTACTCCACTATCAGGTCGAAGCTTAGCCACATGGTGGATATCCTGTCCCGGAGGGGACGTGTACCTGAAAACTACATGACCCAATACACTGGAAAATGCAATCTAAAACAGAGGCGAGACATCAGTGCCAGCCTGCGCAGCCTGCGGGATGTTTCACTCTTTTCTCTGAATAAATGA